TGGGGACTCTTGGTACAGGTTCAGACTCGTGGATTTGTACATCCGCGAGCGGGGAGATCATCGGAAGGCCTTGACGTTGCTGGAGGAGGTATCGCCGCGGCAACTGCCGGCCACCACCGCACAGGAGGTCTGGCGCCTGCGGGGCGAATGCCTCAAGCAGCTCGGCGAGCTGCCGGCCGCGGTGGAGGCGTACCAGCAGGCCATGACGAGCGAGCTCGCGGCGCTGGAATCGAGTGACCCGCCAGAGCGAGCCGCGGGGATTTCGTTCTTCCACCTCGGCCGCGCGCAGCTGCTGTCGCGGGAGTTCGCCAGGGCTGAAGCCACCGCGCGGCGGGGATTGGAGCGGTTCCCGGAGCGGTGGCAGCTCCAGGACATCCTGGCGGTGGCGCTCCACAAGCAGGGGCGTACGGCGGAGGCCCTGGAGGTGTACCGTCAGGCCGCGAGTCACCTGCAAGGGATGTATCCGCCCCAGGCCGCGCGCGTCTCGAGCATCTACGGCAGCATGCTCGCGTACATCCAGCATGGCTCACCGGCGGGCGGGGTGGTGGAGGAGCCCACTTCGAGCGGGGCGCATCCGGATGGAGGATGGGCCGTGGAGCGGGTGCCCGAGCTGGACTCCCCCTTCCGGAACATCGAGCGCCGGCACCGGTTGAGCCCCGAGGAGTTCATCGCCGAGTACGCGCTCGCGAATCGTCCCGTGTTGCTCAGCGGAATCCTGGAGGACTGGCCCGCCTGGCGGAACTGGACGAAGTCCGCGCTCCTGCAACGACATGGGGACACCTGGGTCCAGGTGCGCAAGAGCAGCGACGTCACGGACGACAATTACCAGGAAGGCCGCCAGCGGCCTCGAATGCGGCTGCGTGAGTACGTCGAGCAGGTGATGGGCAAGGGGGCCTCGGGCGAGCGCGATCCGCTCTATCTCTTCGGATTGCAGGTGCTCGAGGGGATGGAGGGCGATTACCGTCACCCGCCGCATTTCGCGGGCCCGATGTTCGCCTTCGATGAGGAGCAGCGCCATTCCAGGGCGCTGTTCTACGTGGGGCCGGCCTACTCCGGAGTGAGCTTCCACCAACACACGGCGGCCTGGAACGCGTTGCTCTTTGGCTACAAGCGGTGGTTCCTGCTCCCACCGTTCCACTTCCATGGCCCCACGACGATCGCCATGCACGAGTGGGCCCGAGCC
This is a stretch of genomic DNA from Archangium violaceum. It encodes these proteins:
- a CDS encoding cupin-like domain-containing protein encodes the protein MDLYIRERGDHRKALTLLEEVSPRQLPATTAQEVWRLRGECLKQLGELPAAVEAYQQAMTSELAALESSDPPERAAGISFFHLGRAQLLSREFARAEATARRGLERFPERWQLQDILAVALHKQGRTAEALEVYRQAASHLQGMYPPQAARVSSIYGSMLAYIQHGSPAGGVVEEPTSSGAHPDGGWAVERVPELDSPFRNIERRHRLSPEEFIAEYALANRPVLLSGILEDWPAWRNWTKSALLQRHGDTWVQVRKSSDVTDDNYQEGRQRPRMRLREYVEQVMGKGASGERDPLYLFGLQVLEGMEGDYRHPPHFAGPMFAFDEEQRHSRALFYVGPAYSGVSFHQHTAAWNALLFGYKRWFLLPPFHFHGPTTIAMHEWARAHREPFAAELHECVQGPGEVLFVPQHWYHAVLNVSDCVGIAVELGPNSRLLQHQLDSAASG